GTTACCAGCGCGATCGCGAGCACGATGGGTACAAAAATGCCCGAGATTTTGTCTGCGAGTCTTTGCACAGGTGCCTTGGAACCTTGCGCTTGGTCAACTAAGCGGATGACTTGCGCCAAGGCGGTATCGGCTCCAACCTTGGTAACTGCCATGGTAAAGGCACGTGTTTGGTTGACCGAAGCCCCAACCACCGGATCACCCGTCTGCTTCTCTACAGGCAAAGGCTCTCCAGTGAGAAAAGATTCATCGACTGAGGTGCCGCCCTCGGTAATCACCCCGTCGGTCGGAACCTTCTCACCAGGACGAACTCTCACGATGTCCCCGACTCGCAGTTGTTCCACCGGTACGTCACTTTCCTGAGCATCGTGCACCACGTGGGCAACTTTCGCGCCGAGCTTCGCCAACGCCTCTAAGGCCGAGCTGGATTTTGCCTTGGCCCTGGCCTCCAGCAGTTTCCCCATGAAAATCAACGTAATGACCGTCGCAGAAGAGTCGAAGTAAATATTCGAACTCCCTATGAATGTAAGAACCACACTGTAAACGTAGGCAACGGATGTGCCAAGTGCGACCAACACGTCCATGTTGGCTGCCCCGCCTCGAAGGGAGTGATATGCTCCTTTATAAAATCGCCACCCAACGTAAAACTGGACAGGTGTGGCAAGAACAAAGCTTACCCAATTTGGAAGAAATGCCATCCCGCCCGCCAACATGTAGAACATTTGTGCAACTAACGGTGCCGTTAGCACAACTGAAAACCAGAATTTTACTAGCTCACGTTTATACGCCTGCTGCTTCCGAAGCTTCTCCACTTCTGCCGCCTGCTTGGAAGCGAGTGTTGCCCCATACCCGGCCTTTTCAACTGCTTGATGATATCCGCTTCCTGAATGACTCCCGGAACATAAGCGACATGCGCTTTTTCAGAAGCCAAGTTGACATTCACCGATTTAACCGCATCCACCCTGCCGACCACTTTCTCAATTCGAGCAGCGCAAGCGGCACAAGTCATCCCTGTAATGCTGAGATCAACCTCGCGGATAGGAACCGCGTATCCCGTCTTTTCAATTTTCTCTACAACATCTTTCCAAGTGGTTTCCCCATCCAGAACCACTCGCGCCCGTTCGGAGGCGAGATTGACGTTGATTTCTTTCACACCTGGAAGCTTGGAAACATTCTTTTCAATCCGTGCTGCACATGCGGCACAGGTCATGCCATCAACTGGCAGTGTGACTTCTGCAACTTCGGACATAATCTCACCTCCTGGTTTTCTCCGTTATGCTTTTGTGAATTGCCGAATAATTTCCATCAATTCGTCGATTTTCTCGGTACTGTCCGCATTCGCTGACAGTGCATCTTTGACGCATCCTCGCGTATGCGAGTCAAGAATAGACAAGGCAACTTGGTGAGTGGCGCTCTTTATCGCGGCCAACTGAACGAGGATGTCCACGCAGTATCGACCTTCTTCAACCATCTTATGAACGCCTCGAACCTGACCTTCGATTCGTTTTAGTCGGCCCAAGAGTTTTGCACTTTGTGAAGCATATCCGTGCGTTGACTTTTCCATAAAACCATCCCCTTTATTTCAAATATACAATACCCCTGTACGGTAATTTAGTCAACATGCCACATATAAGACCAATAGCCAAACTCATAATCGTCGTCGATTTGGGCGGCCAAACACTTTCGACTGTGCATATCCTGCCCATGACGAGAGGGGGCATTTGCCATGCACAGTCTAAGATTGGGCACAACCAAGTTGGTTGCACCCAATATCGGATTTCTTCCGTATCAAATATATCATGGGATCAAGCATTTTCATCTGATTGCGGAACCCGTTCAACAAGCCTTGACGAACGGTGTGACCATCAAAGCGTGGGGATATAACGGGTCAACACCCGGTCCTGTCATGGTTGTGTCTCAAGGAGACCGAATCCAAGTTGCTTTTACCAATCGTTTGCTAGAAGAGACATCCATTCACTGGCACGGCCTCATCGTACCGAACACTGTGGATGGCGTTCCGGGAATCGGAGCTGGTCCTGTCGTAAAACCAGGTGAGACGTACGTATATGACTTTGTTATCCGCCAAGCTGGAACTTTTATGTACCATGCACATACCATGGACGCTCAGCAAGAAATGATGGGTCTTGCTGGGATGATTGTATCTTTGCCGGAGCGCCAAACAGTGAACCGGGAATACATCATCCTCTTGCAGGAATGGGCGGTGAAAATGGGATCCGACATGGGTATGAGTGGTATGGGGCAAACATCCATGGCGCCAAAGAGCGACATGCAGTCACCGATGGAGAAAACCACCGAGCAAAAGCCGAGCGGTAAAGCCTTTGACATCGACCCGATGAGCATGGACTACAATTACTTTACCATGAATGGAAAATCATTTCCTGACACCACGCCCCTTCGTGTGCGATATGGTGAAAAGGTTCGCATTCGCTTAGGAAACCTGAGTATGGACTCACATCCCATGCACTTGCATGGACATGAGTTTCAAGTTGCCGCAGGAGACGGATCGACGATCCCAATTCCATGGTTCAAGAATACGATCAACGTCGCCCCCGGTGAGACATGGGATATCGAGTTCCAGGCCAATAATCCAGGCATATGGGCGTTTCATTGTCACAAGCCACATCACACAACGAACGATCACATGAGAGACATGGGTGGTATGTTTACGACGTTGAAATATAGCCGGTGAAGTACAATATGACCGAGAGCAAGAGCCCGGTCATCGAAATTGAGCGCGTCGAACCACCGTGAGATACAGCATCACTTCAATCGCGACGAGAACGCACTGAATGACCCAAATCACGGTAGAATCAATCATCCCAATGAGCATTACGCTCATAGAAACACTCATCAGCGTTGCTATGCAAGATTCAGTCATATCAAGAACGCTAAACGGCTTCATCATCAAAACCATAGGCAAACAGACGGTAGCAACCGGAATAATGATGGCTAGGCTTTTGCTGCCTGTGGTCAATTCGATAAGCATGGCAAAAATGAACGCCAAAGACATGCTGTTCAGCATGCAAATCCGCATTTGTAACGATTTGTTGACATGGTGCATTTTTGCCACGATTTTGTAACAGGCAATAAAGCCGACAATCGATCCAAAGAAGCTCGTAACCAGCAACAAGTCTCACCACTCCAGCGCGTCATCATATGATACCCTCTACAGGTATATATGCTGAAACTACGCCAGGCTTGCCTACAACTAGGAAGTAACAACTACCTGTAATGGGCTGCTCTTCATTTTAATGATGGCGTACCTATTGGCCTTTGCATGTGGTCACTCATTCATGAGCATGTCCCGAATGATGTGCTTCCTGGTGATTATGCGCTGGATGAGAACCTCCATGGCCCATCATGTGTGAACTGCCCATCCCATGCTTCATTCCCCTTGCGACCATCCACCAGTTGATTGGATAGGTCACAATGGAACCGACCAAAATACTGATAGACATCACCAGCCAGAATGTCGGTGACCACGGGGACATCACAGACCACCCGCGCATGAGGAAATACATCGTTGGGAACATGCCCACCACCATGAACGTCAGCGATAAGAGTTCAGCCCAGAAGCCCGTGCGAACAGCGGATCGAAAGGAAATCTGGTTCATGTGCATAATCGGGATGGTTTGAAACAGAAGCCAACCAACCAGAAAACCCACAATGTATTCTACCCCCATGTCGACATACATGGGGGTGCCAAGCGATGAGGTGACAGCGGCAGCCGCCACAATGCCTAAGGCATCTCCTGCGACGCAGTGGATCACAGAACCCGTCGCCTGTTTCCACATGGGCGAAACAAACTTGTCATGTGTACCTGGCTCTGGCTCTCGACAACTCGTGACGTAGATTAAAATCCCAAGAACGCCAAGGTAAAGTGTGATTAGTACCCACGCCACTTTCATCATGTTCATAATCTCAGGTTGATGACGTAGATCATATATGAGCCAAATCACACTAACGATGGAGAGAGCGCCCCACAATGTAGCAACTATATTCATTCTTTCACCTCTCTCGCTGAACGGTACGACTGTTATTATCGGCAATCATTCCTGCTTTAACACACTGTCGGCGAAAAGGGTGGCCAGCGAATCGCTTGCCACCCGAGATATGTGCCGATCAAGTTCCATTCATCGTGGTCGACGCCATTTTCATTCCGCCCATGGAGTTGTTCATTGAAGACGATGCTTCAGTGTTTCCCTCGGAAGAATTGGAGCTTGAAGACGTTTTTGGTTGCCCATCCTGATTGAAAAATGGCGGCCAAGGAGTCCCCTGATAATGGAACACAGTCAGCATGCCACCTTCTTGACCGTTAAGTCCCGATGTATGATGTGGCAAATGGCAATGGAAAACCCACGTTCCTGGATTGTTCGCTGTGAACTCAATGTCATACGTTTCCCCAACGCCCACATTGATGGTGTTGGCCAGATACTGCGCCGATTTCGGTAAAGGGTTGCCATCCTTAGCAACAACCAAAAAGTTATGTCCATGCAAGTGTAGCGGATGGCTTTGCATGCTCAGATTGCCAATTCTCACGAGAACCCTTTCGCCTTTTTTCACTTCCATCGGTGTCGTTGCCGGGAACTGCTTTCCATTGAAGGTAAATATGTTCCAGTTCATACCCTCCGGATTGACATCGTACGTTCCGGCTGGCACCTGACCCTCACCGTACGCCGGCATACTCATTCCGCCCATACTACCCGGCTTCTGTAACTGCCATTCTTGCAGAAGAATTGTATAGTCTCGATTGACTGTCTGCCCGTCAATTTTACCACCATTCTTCGGTAAAGAAATGAACATACCGTCAAGCCCCATCATCTCTTGGGTGGAAGGCTGAACATGTGAATGGTACATAAACGTGCCTACTTGTTTAACGGTGAATTCATATGCATAACTCTTCCCCGGTTGAATGGCCGGGCCTGGTTCTAGACCGGGAACACCGTCCATGTTGTTGGGTACAATGAGCCCGTGCCAATGAACACTGGTTGGCACTTTCAAATGGTTGCTCACCACAATTTTAACCCTATCGCCTTCGTGAACAACGATGGTGGGGCCGGGGGTGCTCCCGTTATATCCCCATGCGTTCATAAAGACACCCTTTGAAACTTCCTGCTTCACCGGTTCAGCGACTAAGTGAAACACTTTCACACCATGTTCAACCCTGTATTGTGCCTGTGGTGTATCGGGTGTTACCACCTTCGCCTCACTTGTTGCGGCAGACGCAACAGCACCTTGTGTATGCCAAACTCCCCATCCAATGGCTGCGACAGCCACGACCAAAATCCCAACGATTAGAGTACGTAAGCGATTCTTCTTCAAGTATTCCACCCCCAACGAATACTATACGGGGGTACTGTACTTAGTTCAAGTGATATGTTATCCTTAGGTCTAATGTTTCATGTTTTTGTCACAACGCAGTCCAATCTGGAAACAAAGAAAGGGGGCCACCGTAAATCTCTACGTGAGCACATTTCAGGATTCGCTTGATACCGAAACAGACCTTCAACATTTCTGTGACAAGATGACTTCAAGGATTGGTCCAGATGCACGAGGTATATAATGAGCTTTAAGCGTTGTTGTCAATGCGAAAACAAGGGAGCTGAATACACTTGAGTATACTGAGAGAATTGTTCGGAGGCGGGCACCACGGTGGGCATGGAGAAAACCATGGCGGGCACGGAGAGCACCACGGCGGGCATGGAGAACACCACGATGGGCACGAAGAACACCATGGCGGGCATGAAGAACACCACGGTGGGCACGAAGAACACCACGGTGGGCACGAAGAACACCATGGCGGGCATGGAGAACACCACGGTGGGCATGGAGAACACCATGGTGGGCACGGAGAGCACCATGGCGGGCATCACGGTCGAATTTGGCACGATTAAGTACAAAAGGTCGGTCCTTTGCGGCCGACCTTTTGTGATCTTCGTTTAAGGCATGTTCGCTGGGATTTGATACGATGGGGGTGAGACAAACTTTGGGCCGATTTCAATCACAATATTTTCTTGATTCTTGAGCTTGATCGACCTGAGATCTCCTTTGAATAGCTGACCGTTCACGAACACCTTGACTGATTTACCTAAGATTGCTTTCGGATATTGCTGCCAGATGTCAAGAAATTGTCCAAATGTAAAGTTACGCTGGGTTGGGGCCTCCACATGAATGACACCAGTGGTATCATGGGTGTGGATCCAGTACAAACAGGAACCGCTATTGTGTATCCCAATTTGCGACGGAATAGTCGTCTGTTTCCCATTATCAATGATGTACAAATGTGTGTGTGACCGCACTTGGGAATGTTCAGTACTGTCACAAGATATGCCATCAACCGTGGGGAATCCTCCACCAGCTTCACTTCCCGCTGGATGCTTCTGATTGTACCCATACAGTACAAGAAAAAATGCGACCACCACAGCCGCTACAATCGCTGAAAATATGGCCGTTCCTTTACTCATTTCTTCACCTCAATATCGTGTAATGCAACAGCCTTCCCAACCCTTACAGTCGTCTCGCCACGCCGCTTTTCATATTCCTCGGCATCGATTTGACGTATAGCACACCCCATAAGACAAATCCAACAACGGTCGAACTCACCATCAGTGGTATGTTGGTCGTCATGTACATGCCCAAGTACATAATGACACCACCAACAAGGGACGGAATGATAAATCCTCTGCGGCGGATACCGATTGAAAGTGTAACCAACAAGACGGAAACTAACAAAATGACGGGGCCGAATCTGAGGATCGTCTCAAGCCATCCAGGTGACGACCCCGACATGCCATTCATTCCCATACCGGACATGGACATAGCCGACATCGATCCCGAAACAATCGCACCCGCGACACCTACTGCCGCCAAGATCATGGATCCCATACAAACGATACAGCCGACAATACCAAGGATACCGCTCATTCGACTGCTAAATTTCATCCCGCGCTTCATCAGCCATCCCTCCCCACACCCGGGTCCATAAACATTACCCAATTTGAAACGCCTGATTCTACCCTACCCCGGCATTGTACTGAGTGTCAATTGACTGCATGAACATGCCTCAATTTGGACACGTTATGGGCGAACATCCCATCTTGGAAAGGGGTAGAATGTTTTGGCGATGCAAATGAGCATGGTGTCTACCGAGAAATATCAGGCCTGCATTGACTCATGTAAGGCTTGCGGTGCAGAGTGCGAGAAGTGTGCAACAAACTGTTGTAGAATGTCGGATGCGTCACACATGGGTAAATGCACGGAACTGTGTCGAGATTGCGCCAATATCTGTGAGTTATCTGCACAGTTTATGTCCAGAGACAGTCAGTTTGCAAAACAGGTATGTGGGCTGTGTGCGACGATTTGCGAAGCGTGCGCAGCCGAATGTGCTAAACACGACAACCCAACTTGCCAAAGCTGTGCTGATGCATGTCGTAATTGCGCAACTGAATGTCGTAGGATGTCGGCATAAAGGATAACAGGGAGGCGTTTTCCTCCCTGTTGTTGGTTTCTACACTCTAATCAATTCCTGTTAACTTGCACCCTTCTCCTTTACTTTCAACAACGCTCGCCATATGGAAGAACCACCAATACCAGCCACAATGACAATGACCAGAAGCAAAGCGACGTTGATAGTATCCAGGTTGTGAATATGTATCCCTGTTGCAATCCCCCAATCCATCAGTCCCGGCATCCAGAATGCAATGATTGCAATAAAAACAAATAAAATCCCTCCATAAAGGAGCGTATTTCCTGCAACATAACGGCCAATAAATGCCTTTGCCTTGTCCCCTAAATTTCTCTGCTCCATCCACCGGCCAAATGCGGCACCAATGATCACTTGCATAATTGTGCTCCCTGCACCAAACAAAAATCCTGGCATAGAACCGAGCCATGGAGTTGGCATGGTAGGAGCAATCACGGTATAAAGAATGGTTGCCATTGCGCCCGTGCCCCAACCGGCAACGAAGCCGTGGAGCAATGCCAACTTCACAGGTACGGGTTTCCCGTCCTCAGATACAGCCGGAAGCAATCGTTCTACCCATGGAAAGAAATGAAAAGACTTGCCTCGGTTCAAGACATAATACCCAGAAAGCGCCATCACCAGTCCGACCAAGAAATAAATAATCGTTTCTTCTCCTGATTTCATCAAAAAACCTGCGAGTGCAAAATAGGCCAATTGGGAAACAATCGCCCTTTGCGCTGTGAACGCCGCCGAGAAGTAAAACCCCGCGCGCATCCCACCTTTAGTGCTGTAACTGCCGATGGCATAACTGAACGTGATCGGCCACGTATGTTCATCCGGTGTAATCCCGTGAATTATGCCAAGAAACAGAGCGGTCATTAAATCAATCATGAGTGATACATGTTGGGGATTCCACAAGTTTATCAATCGAATTCACCGAGCCTCTCTGGTGCACGTCGCACATGTACCGAACAAGTCAAGTTTGTGATACTCGACCGCACAGCCATCTGGAGTGCTAAGGTCCTGCTGACAATCATAAAGGTCATCGACGCGGTGGCATTGAAGACAGATAAAATGATGATGATGCGAGTGTGGGCAGCAGGTGTAATACACCGCACCATCTAGCAAGTACGGCGAGGCCAATCCAATTTTAGTCAAGACTTCGAGCATTCGATATACCGTGGTGAGTCCAATCCTCACTCCTGCGTCCAGCACTGATTGGTGAAGCTGAATCGGCGTTAATGCTTTGTTCGCATGTGAAAATAAATCGAGCAGTACTTCGCGCTCTTGAGTAAGGCGATAGTTTTGCTCATGCAACAATGAGCGGATATTCGTTATCATGATGACTCCTTTATTGAAAATGATTTTCAATAACGAATTGTACGGTTTGCCATCTCGTCTTGTCAACAAAACCTGCGACTGCTTGATTATGACGTAATTGTGGCGTTGAAGAACTGCCTAGTCTGTACAAGTGTCGTCCCTTTCACACGCATTCGGTTCAATATCCGTTTCTGTTAAAGCTAATGAATAGAGTCCGGAGATAGACGGTGTACTTTGTCCAGAAGTTGCCACGCTGGATGTCCAAAGGCACGGCGTGGAGGGAAGGAAGTTTGCCTCCCTTCCCCGCAGTCTTACGTTAGTTTAGAGTTATCAAGTAACGTCTGTGTTCCATGAGAGCAAGAGCCACGTCGTTGACAATAATGTACCAGCCCTTCGCAAATTCAATTCGGCATGGCAAGTTCAACTTCCCAACACAAAGCTCGAATCCCTCTCCGCAACTCAGCCAGTAAGGCGTGTCTCCTGTATCAACACACCACCGGTCCATATGGTCACAATAATACATGGTCATTGGCGGACGTCTCATGAGAGTTCACCCTGAATCACGCGATTCACGATGTGGTCGTCAATAATCCGCTGCCGGTTCTGGGCGCCGTACATCAAGCAATGTGTACAGATTTTGTTCACCAGTCGTGGGGCTCCTGTGGAGAAACGGTAGATTTCATCGATGGATTTCTCAGAAAAGATGGTTTGCTCTGCACCAGCATAGTTTAGGTGTTGCTCAATGTACTGCCCAACTTGAGCTCGGTCATAATAGTGGAGCCGACACTGCAAGTCAATCCTCTGGCGGATGGCGGCATATGCCTGCAGGTTGAGTCTGTCCCACAACTCATTTTGTCCCACCAGAATCAAGGCCATAGGACTCTGTGAGTCCATTTTGAAGTTGAGGAGGAATCTCAATTCTTCCAGCATCTCTCGGTCGAGCAAATGGCTCTCGTCCATGATGACCACTGGACTTAGATTATGGATACCGCGCATGAGTTCAATCTCACGATGCAATTGGCGTTTGGCGTCTCCACGATAAAACTTCGCCTCATATCCGAGTTGCTCTAACATCCCTTTGTAGAAATGACGAGGCGTTAGCTTTGAGTCTGACAGATACAAAATCTTGAACTTGGAGTTCTCAAGTGCGTCTGAGAACCGACGAATGGTCGTCGTCTTACCTGTCCCGCAATCTCCTGTGACTACGGCGAACCACTGTCGTTCTGCCGCATATTTGAGCCTGCCCAAAATATCCTCGATTCCTTGTGGCATGTATAGTTGGTCTGTCGGGATGTCACGGGAAAAGGGGGTGTGGATAAACTCGTAGAACGACTCAAACACTCCCTTCACCATCTTTCCAAACGCTGTCATAGCGTACGGCCGGGGTAATTTGGTCGATTCTGTCTTTATGCTTGTCCGCTGCTGCGGCAAGGAGCCGGGAGGAGTCTGCAGGAATGGTTCCAAGGTGTTCAGGCATAGAGGGACGCCTGCCTGAGCGTTCACCAATGACCAGCTCTCTTGCTGTCCATGGTTCATGGTTTGGATACTCAATCGTGAGTATCATCGTGTCAGTCGGGTCATACACAACATCGACTGTCCTGCCGATGAACGACAAGCCTACCTCGTACTTCTTACCCTGAAAACTGATGCATCCAGCCTTATCAACCTTACGCGTCTCCATGTGCAGGAAGGCGTTTGCCATAACCTCTGTACTCACGAACCGCAGTGGTTTCGGGTCACATTGATACGCCATTTGTGGACTTGTATTTTCACCGAGTGCAGAATGTGGTTTGTTCTGGTAGCATTCACTGAGCCAAACCTGAAACAATTCATTGAGTCGGTCGAGCGTTTGTTCTTTCTCCAGTGCAAACTCCGCAAGAAATGAATCGACCGTTTGATTCAGCCGTTCAATTTTTCCCTTACTTTCAGCTGCATAGGGTGCCGTATAGAGAAGACGTATGCCAAGCTTGGAACAAGTCCTAATCATCCACTTGTTGCGAAATTGCTTGCCGTTATCGAAATATACAGCTTCTGGCACCCCATATTTCTGCATCACTTGCCGCATGCAGTCGATGACAATGCACTTGTCAAGTGTCGCATAGAACGCTGCATGCAGAACATACCGCGTGGCGTCATCGATGAAGGCAACCAGGTAGGCCTGCACCTTTGTACCGCTGTTTCCAACAAAAACGTAGGGCCCAAACTTGATATCACTTTGGAACAATTGGTTGCGATGTTTCTTTTGGAATCGTCGAGCCGCAACGCCAGACTGGGTATACATCCGCATCTGCCTGGAACTATATCCTCGCTGTGCAAACCTCTCCTGCAACGTGCTACGCTTGATTTGCCCTTTCTTCGCTTTGCCTTCCCATTCTAAGATCTGAATAATTTGCGACACGCTTCGGCTTGGCACCTCTCTGCGTAGCCCAATCGCCGCGTCCAAGAGTTCGTCCTGAAACGGACATACATAGATTCGTACGACCTTTCCCCTTAGGTTTGAGTCCGCCGAACCCATCTTGGTGATATTCCCCGCGCCAAGTTCAAATGATTCGTCAGCAGATGAAAAAGGCAGGGCAACAATCCTCCGCCACTTTTAGGAAAGCGTTCGAGCGACAAAAAGCAAGGGAAAAAGGTCTCTTCAATGAAGAAAAATGATCGGGATTTTCGAGCGTTTGAAAACAGTGCAGTGTTTACGCGGATGGCTAAAGTTCTATCAGTTGCATTTCATAATGTGGGA
This genomic interval from Ferroacidibacillus organovorans contains the following:
- a CDS encoding metal-sensitive transcriptional regulator, which gives rise to MEKSTHGYASQSAKLLGRLKRIEGQVRGVHKMVEEGRYCVDILVQLAAIKSATHQVALSILDSHTRGCVKDALSANADSTEKIDELMEIIRQFTKA
- a CDS encoding multicopper oxidase family protein, giving the protein MHSLRLGTTKLVAPNIGFLPYQIYHGIKHFHLIAEPVQQALTNGVTIKAWGYNGSTPGPVMVVSQGDRIQVAFTNRLLEETSIHWHGLIVPNTVDGVPGIGAGPVVKPGETYVYDFVIRQAGTFMYHAHTMDAQQEMMGLAGMIVSLPERQTVNREYIILLQEWAVKMGSDMGMSGMGQTSMAPKSDMQSPMEKTTEQKPSGKAFDIDPMSMDYNYFTMNGKSFPDTTPLRVRYGEKVRIRLGNLSMDSHPMHLHGHEFQVAAGDGSTIPIPWFKNTINVAPGETWDIEFQANNPGIWAFHCHKPHHTTNDHMRDMGGMFTTLKYSR
- a CDS encoding DUF4396 domain-containing protein, with translation MNIVATLWGALSIVSVIWLIYDLRHQPEIMNMMKVAWVLITLYLGVLGILIYVTSCREPEPGTHDKFVSPMWKQATGSVIHCVAGDALGIVAAAAVTSSLGTPMYVDMGVEYIVGFLVGWLLFQTIPIMHMNQISFRSAVRTGFWAELLSLTFMVVGMFPTMYFLMRGWSVMSPWSPTFWLVMSISILVGSIVTYPINWWMVARGMKHGMGSSHMMGHGGSHPAHNHQEAHHSGHAHE
- a CDS encoding multicopper oxidase family protein; translated protein: MKKNRLRTLIVGILVVAVAAIGWGVWHTQGAVASAATSEAKVVTPDTPQAQYRVEHGVKVFHLVAEPVKQEVSKGVFMNAWGYNGSTPGPTIVVHEGDRVKIVVSNHLKVPTSVHWHGLIVPNNMDGVPGLEPGPAIQPGKSYAYEFTVKQVGTFMYHSHVQPSTQEMMGLDGMFISLPKNGGKIDGQTVNRDYTILLQEWQLQKPGSMGGMSMPAYGEGQVPAGTYDVNPEGMNWNIFTFNGKQFPATTPMEVKKGERVLVRIGNLSMQSHPLHLHGHNFLVVAKDGNPLPKSAQYLANTINVGVGETYDIEFTANNPGTWVFHCHLPHHTSGLNGQEGGMLTVFHYQGTPWPPFFNQDGQPKTSSSSNSSEGNTEASSSMNNSMGGMKMASTTMNGT
- a CDS encoding Fur family transcriptional regulator, which translates into the protein MITNIRSLLHEQNYRLTQEREVLLDLFSHANKALTPIQLHQSVLDAGVRIGLTTVYRMLEVLTKIGLASPYLLDGAVYYTCCPHSHHHHFICLQCHRVDDLYDCQQDLSTPDGCAVEYHKLDLFGTCATCTREAR
- a CDS encoding DUF5348 domain-containing protein → MRRPPMTMYYCDHMDRWCVDTGDTPYWLSCGEGFELCVGKLNLPCRIEFAKGWYIIVNDVALALMEHRRYLITLN
- a CDS encoding ExeA family protein, translated to MFESFYEFIHTPFSRDIPTDQLYMPQGIEDILGRLKYAAERQWFAVVTGDCGTGKTTTIRRFSDALENSKFKILYLSDSKLTPRHFYKGMLEQLGYEAKFYRGDAKRQLHREIELMRGIHNLSPVVIMDESHLLDREMLEELRFLLNFKMDSQSPMALILVGQNELWDRLNLQAYAAIRQRIDLQCRLHYYDRAQVGQYIEQHLNYAGAEQTIFSEKSIDEIYRFSTGAPRLVNKICTHCLMYGAQNRQRIIDDHIVNRVIQGELS